A window of Tautonia plasticadhaerens contains these coding sequences:
- a CDS encoding four-carbon acid sugar kinase family protein, whose translation MTGPPRPLLAYYGDDFTGSTDVMESLARSGLRTALFLRPPAPGDLAGRFGGLQAVGVAGTSRSMSPARMEAALPPAFEALGRLNPSIVHYKTCSTFDSSPEVGSIGRAIELGRGCFGEGFVPLVVGAPILGRYCVFGNLFASAGGETHRLDRHPTMRRHPVTPMDEADLRLHLARQTGLPIGLVSVLDLDDPRPGAAWEAVRAGIDSGAEVQLFDVIDDRHLRRIGEVIWRHASGSPRPVFAAGSSGLEYALVAHWRAAGMLPGPGTGPVSPAGPVDRLAVVSGSCSPTTRDQIRQSLRDGFVGVEVRADALIDPARAEGERVRAVRRGLDGLSGSPGVVVSSAIGPDDPGIAETLGRGRSLGLSPAEARDRLGEQLGLILRELVDAAGLRRVVVAGGDTSGHAARQLGIDALEFVMPTAPGSPLCRASSGRASVDGLEIVLKGGQVGRDDYFGKVLRGEP comes from the coding sequence GTGACCGGACCCCCCCGCCCGCTGCTGGCCTACTACGGCGACGACTTCACCGGCTCGACCGACGTGATGGAGTCGCTCGCCCGGTCCGGCCTGCGCACGGCCCTCTTCCTCCGGCCGCCGGCCCCCGGGGATCTGGCCGGGAGGTTCGGGGGCCTTCAGGCCGTGGGGGTCGCCGGGACGAGCCGGTCGATGTCCCCGGCCCGGATGGAGGCCGCCCTGCCCCCGGCCTTCGAGGCGCTGGGGAGGCTCAATCCGTCGATCGTCCATTACAAGACGTGCTCGACCTTCGACTCGTCCCCCGAGGTGGGCAGCATCGGGCGGGCGATCGAGCTGGGGAGGGGGTGCTTCGGGGAGGGGTTCGTGCCGCTGGTCGTGGGGGCGCCGATCCTGGGACGCTACTGCGTCTTCGGCAACCTGTTCGCCTCGGCCGGGGGCGAGACGCACCGGCTCGACCGCCACCCGACGATGCGGCGCCACCCGGTCACCCCGATGGATGAGGCCGACCTGAGGCTCCACCTGGCCCGGCAGACCGGCCTGCCGATCGGCCTGGTGAGCGTCCTCGACCTGGACGACCCCCGCCCCGGGGCGGCCTGGGAGGCCGTCCGGGCCGGGATCGACTCGGGCGCGGAGGTGCAGCTCTTCGACGTGATCGACGACCGCCACCTCCGCCGGATCGGCGAGGTGATCTGGCGGCATGCCTCCGGATCCCCCCGCCCGGTGTTCGCGGCCGGGTCGTCGGGGCTGGAATACGCGCTGGTGGCCCACTGGAGGGCCGCCGGGATGTTGCCCGGGCCCGGGACCGGGCCCGTCTCCCCGGCCGGGCCGGTCGACCGCCTGGCCGTCGTCTCGGGGAGCTGCTCGCCGACCACGAGGGACCAGATCCGCCAGTCGCTGCGGGACGGGTTCGTCGGGGTCGAGGTCCGTGCCGATGCCCTGATCGATCCGGCCCGGGCCGAAGGGGAGCGGGTCCGGGCCGTCCGGCGTGGCCTCGACGGCCTGTCCGGCTCCCCGGGGGTCGTCGTCTCGTCCGCGATCGGGCCGGACGACCCGGGGATCGCCGAGACGCTGGGGCGGGGCCGGTCGCTCGGCCTGTCGCCGGCCGAGGCCCGGGACCGCCTCGGCGAGCAGCTCGGCCTGATCCTCCGAGAACTGGTCGACGCCGCCGGGCTGCGGCGGGTCGTGGTCGCGGGGGGGGACACCTCCGGCCACGCGGCCCGCCAGCTGGGGATCGATGCGCTCGAATTCGTCATGCCGACGGCCCCCGGATCGCCCCTCTGCCGGGCCTCCTCGGGGCGGGCGTCGGTCGACGGGCTGGAGATCGTGCTCAAGGGGGGGCAGGTCGGCCGGGACGATTACTTCGGCAAGGTGTTGCGAGGCGAGCCGTAG